One part of the Malus sylvestris chromosome 2, drMalSylv7.2, whole genome shotgun sequence genome encodes these proteins:
- the LOC126585440 gene encoding uncharacterized protein LOC126585440, producing the protein MVTGVEKLIGRKVNPCSNLVDFLFRFMCFRELEQKLTHACGFIGVRTPNDCKSEPIDTPRWSLLKPKTLQPLPWKWEGPRSVSLTMPRKMQTSYNAELVPAKDP; encoded by the exons ATGGTGACAGGAGTGGAAAAACTGATAGGCAGGAAGGTAAATCCCTGCTCAAATCTTGTGGATTTCCTGTTCAGATTTATGTGTTTTAGAGAACTGGAACAAAAACTAACACATGCATGTGGTTTTATCGGTGTGAGGACCCCTAATGATTGCAAATCCGAGCCGATCGACACCCCTCGCTGGTCTCTGctgaaacccaaaacccttcaGCCGCTGCCATGGAAATGGGAAG GTCCTCGATCTGTAAGCTTAACCATGCCAAGAAAAATGCAAACCAGCTACAATGCAGAACTGGTTCCTGCAAAAG ATCCGTGA